In Hippocampus zosterae strain Florida unplaced genomic scaffold, ASM2543408v3 HiC_scaffold_373, whole genome shotgun sequence, the DNA window TTATCTGTCATGGCTTGCCCTGCTTCTGCAGCAGCTGGGGTATGCTTTGCCTTTGTTGCGGCGGTACTAACAATATAGTGTCGCGCTCCTGCGATTATGGCATTATTATAGGGGTCATGTTAGACAGCTGCAGCCCATCTTTTTGCTTGGCTCCTTGGATTTGTTCAGCTTGCCGGCAGCAGACCCGGACTCAACCAGGACCCTCCCCCGTGTTGAGTAACTTGTCCTTAATCTGACGGGTGATGGTCTCGAAGGTTTCCTCTACATTAATCCCTCCTTGGCGCTAGTCTAGTTAAAGCCAACCCCGTACTTCTCGGCCAGCTCGCGCCCCTCTGCCTCGGAAACGACTCTGTCCTGGCAGTCAGCCTTGTTGCCGATCAGGAACTTGACCACGTTTTCGGAGGCATGGTTCTTGATCTGCTTCATCCAGTTCTCGATGTTGGTAAAGGAAGCCCGGTCCGTAACGGAGTAGGCCAGCACGATGCCCACCGCGCCCTTGTAGTACGTCTGGGTGATGGCCTTGAACCGATCCTGCCCCGCCGTGTCCCAGATCTGCATGCGGATGTTCTTCCCGTCGATCTCCATGGTcttgattttgaagtcaatgccGATGGTGGCCAGATGGCTGGAGTTGAAGGTGTTCTCGCAGAACCGCAGCAGCACGTTGGTCTTGCCCACACCCGAGTCCCCAATTATCAGAACCTTTATCAGCCAGTCGTAGCTCGTTTCTTTCTTGCTCATCAAATTTGAGTCTTTCATCCGGCCATTTACGATAGCTTCAGGTAGCCTGCCCGCAAAGCCGCCCGCAGCTCCAGCACGCTCTGTTCCTGCTCTTGTGATCCTTCCGTAGTTTATCACCGAGGCCAGCCCAGCTTCGGCCTGAACTTGTCAGTGACCGCTCTTCCCAGTCGGCTCCGGGTTAAGGAGTGCACCACCGGCACCCCCAGCTCCCTGACCCTCGCCAGCACCTTCAACACCTCATCATCATATTTTCGTTTTTCTGTTTATGTTCAGGGTGACCACCATCAGCTTCaaaggggttgggggttggggttggggttggggttgggggttggggttggggttggggttggggttggggttgggttggggttggggttggggttggggttggggttgg includes these proteins:
- the LOC127595046 gene encoding LOW QUALITY PROTEIN: uncharacterized protein LOC127595046 (The sequence of the model RefSeq protein was modified relative to this genomic sequence to represent the inferred CDS: inserted 1 base in 1 codon; substituted 1 base at 1 genomic stop codon) gives rise to the protein MSKKETSYDWLIKVLIIGDSGVGKTNVLLRFCENTFNSSHLATIGIDFKIKTMEIDGKNIRMQIWDTAGQDRFKAITQTYYKGAVGIVLAYSVTDRASFTNIENWMKQIKNHASENVVKFLIGNKADCQDRVVSEAEGRELAEKYGVGFNXTSAKEXINVEETFETITRQIKDKLLNTGEGPG